The following coding sequences lie in one Arachis hypogaea cultivar Tifrunner chromosome 9, arahy.Tifrunner.gnm2.J5K5, whole genome shotgun sequence genomic window:
- the LOC112710137 gene encoding disease resistance-like protein DSC1: MDLQKLNLDNTNETENSFVKDQNYAHIESLLRTQPREVLVIGVWGMGGIGKTTIAAAIFEEFSPKYEVNCFLANVREESSKHGFKYIFNKLLSELLQEDIHIDTPTIISSTIMSRLRHKKALIVLDDVNSSDLLDNLLGVGHDYLGVGSRVIVTTRDRHVLTCRAVDHILEVKEMNYHNSLKLFSLNAFNQIHPPENGFRERSKRAVAYAKGNPLALKVLGSFLRSKSENEWDSALAKLKGTPDANVHKVLRLSFDELDDAEKNIFLDIACFFKGEERDKVIMILNACGFHANIGIRNLLDKTLITITKMKRIQMHDLIQEMGQEIVCEESAKIPGGESRLWNPDEVCDILKNDKGTDAIESIFLDMTQTTDLHISSNAFRKMPNLRLLAFADSIGHGGRRTNNNLYLPTNLELPNSLRYIQWDGYPLKSLPSIGWPKNLVEISMPDSNVEKLWDGVQNLPSLEIIDLRGSKRLIECPNFSATPNLKEVWFNFCESLTHVHPSIFSLEKLEFLAVYGCKELKSLCSSHCSPSLHTVVAYNCPNLQEFSVPILHQDSKIHLHLRSTPLKELPPSILHLKHLVNFSFPISKNLAKLPANFANQIMLSDISEHEQDAVATLHSVLRSPVFKHVKLLKFDNCHSLTELPDNISLLSSLVKLSFHKTNVIGLPESIKFLPQLKVLKVCHCEMLQFIPVFPPSVECLKVWDCKSLKTILSLESETPKQHAGTFIFLDCMNLDENSCNAILKDAIARTKCWMETILTSESEVSEEQRENEDHNVINFGKICYFFPTRGSMLQEFFHDYSAQSSISTEVPPSSNLCGFIFFLVLSGAQSCSTDELVINFECECYLETSWGESIHVASSAIVEWDCDMTFGYQLNVMQDHVLLWYDEECSKQIMETVKGREANTEKKSHFNAKMTVKLVARLPNKEEAMIKECGIRWIYSNVEAGSSREQRSKRIMEDED, translated from the exons ATGGATCTGCAGAAATTGAATCTCGATAATACAAATGAAACCGAAAACTCTTTTGTGAAGGACCAAAACTATGCACATATTGAATCTTTATTGAGAACCCAACCAAGAGAAGTTCTAGTAATTGGAGTATGGGGCATGGGCGGTATAGGTAAGACAACCATTGCTGCTGCTATATTTGAAGAGTTCTCTCCCAAATATGAAGTCAATTGTTTCTTGGCAAATGTAAGAGAAGAATCTTCAAAGCATGGATTCAAATACATATTCAATAAGCTTCTTTCTGAGTTACTACAAGAAGATATTCATATTGATACTCCCACAATCATATCCTCTACTATTATGAGTAGATTGAGGCACAAGAAAGCTCTTATTGTTCTAGATGATGTGAATAGTTCTGATCTTCTTGATAATTTGCTCGGAGTAGGACACGATTATCTAGGAGTTGGTAGCAGAGTCATTGTGACAACTCGAGATAGGCATGTCCTTACATGTAGAGCCGTTGACCATATTCTTGAAGTCAAGGAAATGAACTATCATAACTCCCTTAAACTCTTTAGCTTGAATGCCTTTAACCAGATCCATCCACCTGAGAATGGATTCCGGGAGCGATCGAAGAGAGCAGTTGCTTATGCCAAAGGCAACCCTTTAGCTCTAAAGGTTTTGGGATCGTTTCTTCGTTCCAAAAGTGAAAATGAGTGGGACAGTGCACTAGCAAAATTGAAAGGAACTCCTGATGCAAATGTTCATAAGGTGTTGAGATTGAGCTTTGATGAATTGGATGATGCAGAAAAGAATATATTTCTTGACATTGCATGTTTCTTCAAAGGGGAAGAAAGAGACAAAGTAATAATGATATTGAATGCCTGTGGTTTCCATGCAAATATAGGGATAAGAAACCTTTTAGACAAGACTCTGATAACAATAACCAAAATGAAGAGAATACAAATGCATGACTTGATACAAGAGATGGGTCAAGAAATTGTCTGTGAAGAGTCTGCTAAAATTCCTGGGGGAGAAAGTAGATTGTGGAACCCTGATGAAGTTTGTGACATACTGAAGAATGATAAA GGGACTGATGCAATTGAAAGCATATTCTTGGACATGACTCAAACCACAGATCTACATATAAGCTCCAATGCATTCAGAAAGATGCCAAATCTAAGGTTACTTGCCTTTGCTGATAGCATTGGTCATGGGGGAAGGAGAACTAACAATAATTTGTATCTTCCAACAAATCTTGAATTACCTAATAGCTTGAGATATATTCAGTGGGATGGATATCCATTGAAATCTTTACCATCCATTGGTTGGCCTAAAAACTTGGTTGAGATTTCCATGCCAGACAGCAATGTCGAAAAACTTTGGGATGGAGTACAG AATTTACCAAGTTTAGAGATAATCGACCTTCGAGGCTCCAAGCGCTTGATAGAGTGTCCAAATTTCTCAGCCACCCCAAATTTAAAAGAAGTATGGTTCAATTTCTGTGAAAGCTTGACTCATGTTCACCCTTCTATTTTCTCTCTTGAGAAGCTTGAATTTTTAGCTGTGTATGGATGCAAAGAACTCAAGAGCCTATGCAGTAGCCATTGTTCACCTTCTCTTCATACAGTGGTTGCCTATAACTGCCCTAATCTCCAAGAGTTCTCAGTCCCAATTCTGCATCAAGATTCCAAAATTCATTTGCATTTGAGATCAACTCCTTTGAAAGAACTTCCACCATCAATTCTGCATCTTAAACACCTTGTAAACTTCTCTTTTCCAATTAGCAAAAATCTTGCAAAACTTCCTGCAAATTTTGCTAATCAAATCATGCTTTCTGACATCAGTGAACACGAGCAAGACGCGGTCGCCACTCTGCATTCAGTACTACGCAGCCCTGTATTCAAACATGTAAAGCTTCTCAAATTTGATAATTGCCATAGCTTAACCGAACTCCCTGACAACATCTCTTTGTTATCATCATTAGTGAAACTAAGCTTTCATAAAACCAATGTCATAGGCTTACCTGAAAGCATTAAGTTTCTTCCACAACTCAAAGTTCTTAAAGTTTGTCACTGTGAAATGCTGCAATTTATACCAGTGTTTCCACCTTCTGTTGAATGTCTTAAGGTATGGGATTGTAAATCTTTGAAGACAATATTGAGTTTGGAAAGTGAAACACCCAAACAACATGCAGGTACTTTCATATTCCTGGACTGCATGAATTTGGATGAAAATTCATGCAATGCCATTCTGAAAGATGCTATTGCTAGGACAAAATGTTGGATGGAAACAATACTAACAAGCGAATCAGAAGTCTCGGAAGAACAACGAGAGAATGAAGATCATAATGTGATTAATTTTGGGAAGATCTGTTATTTCTTTCCTACAAGAGGTAGCATGCTTCAAGAGTTTTTCCATGACTACTCTGCTCAATCTTCAATTAGTACTGAAGTGCCTCCAAGCTCCAATTTGTGTGGGTTCATTTTCTTCTTGGTTCTTTCTGGAGCACAATCATGCAGCACTGATGAACTTGTTATTAACTTTGAGTGCGAATGTTACTTGGAAACAAGCTGGGGAGAAAGTATCCATGTAGCAAGTTCCGCCATTGTCGAATGGGACTGCGATATGACCTTTGGATACCAGCTGAATGTTATGCAGGATCATGTGTTGTTATGGTATGATGAAGAATGTTCAAAGCAGATAATGGAAACAGTTAAAGGAAGAGAAGCTAATACTGAAAAGAAGTCCCATTTTAATGCAAAGATGACAGTTAAGTTGGTTGCTAGGCTACCAAACAAAGAGGAAGCAATGATAAAAGAGTGTGGCATCCGATGGATATATTCAAATGTGGAGGCAGGATCATCAAGAGAGCAGAGATCCAAGAGAATCATGGAAGATGAAGACTAG